From a single Aliidongia dinghuensis genomic region:
- a CDS encoding GNAT family N-acetyltransferase has protein sequence MIRPDRDTVTVGVEANPSPADVAVLERGLFAFEEARLGAPDHAHFAVFARGVDGRIEGGADGHVMWRRLFIKTLWIAEGRRGRGLGRELMRTVEEEARLRGCRSIWLTALGEPAAGFYRRLDYVEIGVLDDYVRGQSLYTLHKILEPTQR, from the coding sequence ATGATCCGTCCTGACCGCGATACCGTGACGGTCGGCGTCGAAGCCAATCCGAGCCCCGCTGATGTCGCTGTCCTGGAACGCGGCCTCTTCGCTTTCGAGGAGGCGCGTTTGGGCGCGCCCGACCATGCGCATTTCGCGGTCTTCGCCCGGGGCGTCGACGGCCGCATCGAGGGCGGGGCGGATGGCCACGTCATGTGGCGCCGGCTGTTCATCAAGACGCTGTGGATTGCCGAGGGGCGGCGCGGCCGCGGGCTCGGCCGGGAATTGATGCGGACGGTCGAGGAAGAGGCGCGCCTGCGCGGCTGCCGCAGCATCTGGCTCACGGCCCTGGGCGAGCCGGCGGCGGGTTTCTATCGTCGGCTGGACTATGTCGAGATCGGCGTCCTCGACGACTATGTTCGCGGCCAGTCGCTCTACACGCTCCACAAGATCCTGGAGCCCACGCAGCGTTAA
- a CDS encoding FlgK family flagellar hook-associated protein — translation MSLLSILSNATNALLNSQAQINVVSSNIGNAQNPNYSQRSAVVIDKTQQNGGGNEVVDVQRAVDGTLQANYLNNVTDSAAKTTINQLYTQLEQLTGSSTNSPVLTSAMQAFQNAWQALQATPEDKTTQQQVITSAQSLVQTLQTVAHGVAKLQSQVKTQLGTDVNTLNTSLSQIATLNAQIASGKHAGQDTTSLQDARDQLITTVAGLVPIQQQQNSDGTVYLTTPSGVALVQQNATSFSYDATSDTFYATNDPNKTSLNGALTSGQIGAEIGILASDPTGINQINAFVGAVNSPLAQLGALNATIAANYAATPSVPATAAQVAQQAADVAAIQAQLPTATVVTTNTNGTVSVSTPAGLQLTTATSFNQLAYDPTSNTIYDQSSGTSINSLLPPASTSPATTASSAAAGLQSVAATTSGGPGAAPLFQLTNQLNSIADLFYSSTGSTAFQTAYDNASPTNAGELASSFFTFGGNASGTSSDVFNLQVNSALVNGTSTVKQAAAITVATEFTSGPTAYTALSQVNAAASDQSGRAAQATSDQTTAAANTTAAQQAYRNVTGVSTDQQLAQLVALQNAYSAAAKIISTVQELETTLLTAVGGA, via the coding sequence ATGTCGCTCTTGTCGATCCTCAGCAACGCGACGAATGCCCTGCTCAACTCGCAGGCGCAGATCAACGTCGTGTCTTCGAACATCGGCAACGCGCAGAACCCGAACTATTCGCAGCGCAGCGCCGTCGTCATCGACAAAACGCAGCAGAACGGCGGCGGCAACGAAGTCGTCGACGTGCAGCGGGCGGTCGACGGCACGCTGCAGGCCAACTATCTGAACAATGTCACGGATTCCGCGGCCAAGACGACGATCAACCAGCTCTATACCCAGCTGGAGCAGCTGACGGGCTCGTCGACCAACTCACCCGTGCTGACCTCGGCCATGCAGGCGTTCCAGAACGCCTGGCAGGCACTGCAGGCGACGCCGGAGGACAAGACGACCCAGCAGCAGGTCATCACCAGTGCGCAATCGCTGGTCCAGACCCTGCAGACGGTCGCCCACGGCGTGGCGAAGCTCCAGAGCCAGGTCAAGACCCAGCTCGGCACCGACGTCAACACGCTCAACACGTCCCTGAGCCAGATCGCGACCCTCAATGCCCAGATCGCGAGCGGCAAGCATGCCGGCCAGGACACGACCTCGCTCCAGGATGCGCGCGACCAGCTGATCACGACGGTCGCCGGCCTCGTGCCGATCCAGCAGCAACAGAACAGCGACGGCACGGTCTACCTGACGACGCCGTCGGGCGTGGCGCTCGTGCAGCAGAACGCCACGTCGTTCAGCTACGACGCGACCAGCGATACGTTCTATGCCACGAACGATCCGAACAAGACGTCGCTCAATGGCGCGCTCACGTCGGGCCAGATCGGCGCCGAGATCGGCATCCTGGCGAGCGACCCGACGGGCATCAACCAGATCAACGCCTTCGTGGGTGCCGTCAACTCGCCGCTCGCCCAGTTGGGCGCGCTCAATGCGACGATCGCCGCCAATTACGCGGCGACCCCCTCGGTGCCGGCGACCGCGGCCCAGGTCGCCCAGCAGGCCGCCGATGTCGCGGCCATCCAGGCCCAACTGCCGACCGCGACCGTCGTCACGACCAACACGAACGGCACCGTCTCGGTCTCGACGCCGGCCGGGCTCCAGCTCACGACCGCGACCAGCTTCAACCAGCTGGCCTATGATCCGACCAGCAACACGATCTACGATCAGTCGAGCGGCACCTCGATCAACAGCCTGCTGCCGCCCGCCTCGACCAGCCCGGCGACCACGGCCAGCAGTGCCGCGGCCGGCCTGCAGTCGGTCGCGGCCACGACGAGCGGCGGCCCCGGCGCCGCCCCCCTGTTTCAGCTGACGAACCAGCTGAACAGCATCGCCGACCTGTTCTATTCCTCGACCGGCTCGACCGCCTTCCAGACCGCCTACGACAACGCGTCGCCGACCAACGCCGGCGAGCTCGCGAGCTCGTTCTTCACCTTCGGCGGCAATGCGTCGGGCACGAGCTCCGACGTCTTCAATCTGCAGGTCAATTCGGCGCTCGTGAACGGCACCTCGACCGTGAAGCAGGCCGCCGCCATCACCGTCGCGACGGAATTCACCTCGGGCCCGACAGCCTATACCGCGCTCTCCCAGGTGAACGCGGCTGCCTCCGACCAGAGCGGCCGGGCAGCCCAGGCGACCAGCGACCAGACCACGGCCGCGGCCAACACCACGGCGGCACAACAGGCCTATCGCAACGTGACCGGCGTATCGACCGACCAGCAGCTCGCCCAGCTGGTCGCGTTGCAGAACGCCTATTCGGCGGCCGCCAAGATCATCTCGACCGTGCAGGAGCTGGAAACCACGCTGCTGACCGCGGTCGGCGGCGCATAA
- a CDS encoding efflux RND transporter periplasmic adaptor subunit: protein MLAVAAVFGLAGCKPADEDARVGAPLVRVAAVKPASAADRSFTGTVSARVQSDLGFRVSGKVVERVVDTGQTVRSGQVLMKIDRTDLAHAIAAQAGAVAAARARQIQTAADEARYRELAKTGAASIQAYDLAKAAADSARAMLSAAEAQAKVAEDEGDYSELRADADGVVVATLAEPGQVVTAGQAVVLLAHAGPREARVDLPEGVRPALGSEVWASLYGGADGHAAARLRQLSDAADARTRTFEARYVLEGDAANAPLGSTVTIHLPVPSAHDSAEVPLGAIDDEGKGPGVWVFDAKVSTVSFHPVKIARLGGESVTLAGGVRVGDQVIAIGGHLLHEGQQVRLADNQSAAR, encoded by the coding sequence GTGTTGGCGGTCGCCGCCGTATTCGGCCTCGCCGGCTGCAAGCCGGCCGATGAGGACGCAAGGGTCGGCGCGCCGCTCGTCCGTGTAGCCGCAGTGAAGCCGGCCAGTGCCGCCGATCGCAGCTTTACCGGCACTGTCTCGGCGCGGGTGCAGAGCGATCTGGGCTTCCGCGTGTCCGGCAAGGTGGTGGAGCGGGTCGTCGATACCGGCCAGACCGTCCGGTCGGGCCAGGTGCTGATGAAGATCGACCGGACCGATCTGGCGCACGCCATCGCAGCACAGGCCGGGGCGGTCGCTGCCGCCCGGGCGCGGCAAATTCAAACGGCCGCCGACGAAGCGCGCTATCGCGAGCTGGCCAAGACCGGCGCCGCATCGATCCAGGCCTACGACCTCGCCAAGGCTGCCGCCGACAGCGCCCGTGCCATGCTCTCCGCCGCCGAGGCTCAGGCGAAGGTCGCCGAGGACGAAGGCGATTATTCGGAGCTGCGGGCGGACGCGGATGGTGTGGTCGTCGCGACGCTGGCCGAGCCGGGTCAGGTCGTGACGGCCGGGCAGGCGGTGGTCCTTTTGGCCCACGCGGGTCCGCGCGAGGCCAGGGTCGACTTGCCCGAAGGCGTGCGTCCCGCCCTCGGGTCGGAGGTCTGGGCGAGCCTTTACGGCGGCGCCGATGGGCATGCGGCCGCGAGGTTGCGCCAGCTATCGGATGCGGCGGATGCGCGGACCCGGACGTTCGAGGCGCGCTATGTGCTCGAGGGCGACGCCGCAAACGCGCCGCTCGGGAGCACGGTCACGATCCATCTGCCGGTCCCGTCGGCACACGACTCCGCTGAGGTGCCGCTCGGCGCGATCGACGATGAGGGCAAGGGGCCGGGCGTCTGGGTTTTTGATGCAAAGGTTTCGACGGTCTCGTTCCATCCGGTGAAGATCGCGCGGCTGGGCGGCGAGAGCGTGACGCTCGCCGGCGGCGTGCGGGTTGGCGATCAGGTGATCGCGATCGGCGGCCATCTGCTTCACGAGGGCCAGCAGGTTCGGCTTGCCGACAATCAGAGTGCCGCCAGATGA
- a CDS encoding YXWGXW repeat-containing protein, giving the protein MPLAIAFALPAAGCVEREVVVQRPAPAAVVVAPKPPPPPPQAVEYIPPPPAGPPNGWIWQPGHWRWDGHEYAWHPGQYAERPARFERWVPPHWDERGGQWFFVEGHWA; this is encoded by the coding sequence ATGCCCCTCGCCATCGCATTCGCGTTGCCCGCCGCCGGCTGCGTCGAGCGCGAAGTGGTCGTGCAACGCCCGGCGCCGGCTGCGGTCGTCGTGGCGCCCAAGCCGCCGCCGCCCCCGCCGCAGGCAGTCGAATATATTCCGCCGCCGCCGGCCGGCCCGCCGAACGGCTGGATCTGGCAGCCCGGCCACTGGCGATGGGACGGGCATGAATATGCCTGGCATCCGGGCCAATATGCCGAGCGGCCGGCGCGGTTCGAGCGCTGGGTCCCGCCGCATTGGGACGAGCGCGGCGGCCAGTGGTTCTTCGTCGAGGGCCATTGGGCCTGA
- a CDS encoding flagellar hook protein FlgE, with the protein MSLFSSLTTAVSGLNAQQSAIGNISDNVANAQTVGFKEIGTSFENLVTDSNQNFNQPGGVLAKPVYENSLAGNLVSAQYSTDLAISGNGFFQVKAPPSTTAGTATGSQFASSNYYTRRGDFQINNQGYLVNGAGYYLEGYAVNPQTNVVNNANGSAVPIQVTQLLDNPVATTKVTLNANLPSSYPVVGATNYTSPAPVSEQLYDAFGNTHQASIQFDHTATNTWTASITLAGATNPAATFTLKFGDGTTTYPTSSGGTYTPAAGTLASITETTVPAQATSVAQAATTGTAATFTIPYAIGAATQPLTFNFGQFGVDTGLTQFADSQVNVSSIVQDGIPRGSFQSLSIDNNGNVALNYSNGQSLTYFQIPIAQFNAPNQLQRLDGSAFSATQGSGAAQLSQANDNGAGSISSSTLEQSNVDIASEFTKLITAQNVYSANSKVITTDNQLLQTIINVIQ; encoded by the coding sequence ATGAGTTTGTTCAGCAGCCTGACGACGGCCGTCAGCGGCTTGAATGCCCAGCAATCCGCGATCGGAAACATCTCCGACAACGTCGCCAACGCGCAAACCGTGGGCTTCAAGGAAATCGGCACCAGCTTCGAGAACCTGGTGACGGATTCGAACCAGAACTTCAATCAGCCGGGCGGCGTGCTGGCCAAGCCGGTCTACGAGAACTCGCTCGCGGGCAACCTGGTTTCGGCCCAGTACTCGACCGACCTTGCCATTTCCGGCAACGGCTTCTTCCAGGTGAAGGCGCCGCCGTCGACCACCGCCGGCACCGCGACGGGCTCGCAGTTTGCGTCATCGAACTACTACACCCGGCGCGGCGATTTCCAGATCAACAACCAGGGCTACCTGGTCAACGGTGCGGGCTATTACCTCGAAGGCTACGCGGTCAATCCGCAGACCAACGTGGTGAACAACGCCAACGGTTCGGCCGTGCCGATCCAGGTGACGCAGCTCCTCGACAATCCGGTCGCGACCACGAAGGTGACGCTCAACGCCAACCTGCCGTCCTCCTATCCGGTAGTGGGTGCCACCAACTACACGTCGCCGGCGCCGGTGTCCGAGCAGCTCTACGATGCGTTCGGCAATACCCACCAAGCCTCGATCCAGTTCGACCACACGGCGACCAACACCTGGACCGCGTCGATCACGCTCGCCGGCGCCACCAATCCCGCCGCGACCTTCACGCTCAAGTTCGGCGACGGCACGACGACCTATCCGACCTCGTCGGGCGGCACCTACACGCCCGCCGCGGGCACGCTCGCGTCGATCACCGAGACGACGGTGCCGGCCCAGGCGACCAGTGTCGCCCAGGCCGCCACCACCGGCACGGCCGCGACCTTCACCATCCCGTACGCGATCGGCGCCGCCACGCAGCCGCTGACGTTCAATTTCGGCCAGTTCGGCGTCGACACCGGCTTGACCCAGTTCGCCGACAGCCAAGTCAACGTCTCGTCGATCGTCCAGGACGGCATCCCCCGCGGCTCGTTCCAGAGCCTGTCGATCGACAACAACGGCAACGTCGCGCTCAACTATTCGAACGGCCAGTCGCTGACCTACTTCCAGATCCCGATCGCCCAGTTCAACGCGCCGAACCAGCTGCAGCGGCTCGACGGCAGCGCCTTCAGCGCGACCCAGGGAAGCGGGGCGGCCCAGCTGTCGCAGGCGAACGACAATGGTGCCGGCTCGATCTCGTCCTCGACGCTCGAGCAGTCGAACGTCGACATCGCGAGCGAGTTCACCAAGCTCATCACCGCGCAGAACGTCTATTCGGCGAACTCCAAGGTCATCACGACCGACAACCAGCTGCTGCAGACGATCATCAACGTCATCCAGTAA
- a CDS encoding flagellar biosynthesis repressor FlbT, with product MPLSIPLPAGAKIIINGAVIENSGSANISLTVHNKANILRDKDVLTQPEANTPAKEIYHAIQNAYLFESNRGEWETISAALMERFAVAWPSAAPIIAHLRELMAEDKLYNALRASRRLIALEAGEPIEAVAHPGEIYTEHKAPRVDRNKEIGRIKGKIAELERRIAAIDEH from the coding sequence ATGCCTCTTTCCATTCCGCTGCCGGCCGGCGCCAAAATCATCATCAATGGCGCCGTGATCGAGAACAGCGGCTCGGCGAACATTTCGCTCACGGTGCACAACAAGGCCAACATCCTGCGCGACAAGGATGTGCTGACCCAGCCCGAAGCCAATACGCCGGCCAAGGAAATCTACCACGCCATCCAGAACGCCTATCTGTTCGAGAGCAATCGCGGGGAGTGGGAAACGATCAGTGCAGCGCTCATGGAGCGTTTCGCTGTGGCTTGGCCGAGTGCGGCGCCGATCATCGCGCACCTGCGCGAGCTCATGGCCGAGGACAAGCTCTATAATGCGCTCCGCGCCTCGCGCCGCCTGATCGCGCTCGAGGCGGGCGAGCCGATCGAGGCGGTAGCCCATCCGGGCGAGATCTATACCGAGCACAAGGCGCCTCGCGTCGACCGGAACAAGGAGATCGGTCGGATCAAGGGCAAGATCGCCGAGCTGGAACGGCGCATCGCCGCGATCGACGAGCACTGA
- a CDS encoding flagellin, with protein sequence MSAISTLSSFLQNINLVQTEQDRIAKLTYQVDTSQKSESLSGYGTQANQLLNLQSAQSTEKSYVANNTQTSTYLSAYDQSLSQLSSDATKLIGSLDAFTVTDPSAVSNLKALVSGLQVDVAATLNTQVGGRFLYGGTRYTTQPVGNLSTLPTPAIVPAVPPSTTPTVTPLTVAQVPLPTPQTVPATLPLPPYDTQAATLNSATPTAAQLTAATQTYQSQTTTIATNQQINYGVSSNNVAFQHLVYALQCAQAATTSTGANQQAYIQQAASEVQAALSGTPGTSETGIQGLHDSNGTAETLVANANTVHNQTLATLQSQITTITQVDPATVATELSAAQTQLEGSYKVVSSVLNETLLNYLK encoded by the coding sequence ATGAGCGCCATCAGCACCCTCAGCAGCTTCCTGCAGAACATCAACCTGGTGCAGACCGAGCAGGACCGCATCGCGAAGCTCACCTACCAGGTCGACACCAGCCAGAAGTCCGAAAGCCTTTCAGGCTACGGCACCCAGGCGAACCAGCTGCTCAATCTCCAGAGCGCACAATCGACCGAGAAGAGCTACGTCGCGAACAACACGCAGACGAGCACGTATCTTTCCGCCTACGACCAGTCGCTGAGCCAGCTGTCGAGCGACGCGACCAAGCTCATCGGCTCGCTCGACGCCTTCACCGTGACCGACCCGAGCGCGGTGTCGAACCTGAAGGCGCTGGTGTCGGGCCTGCAGGTCGACGTCGCCGCCACGCTCAACACCCAGGTCGGCGGCCGCTTCCTCTACGGCGGCACGCGCTATACGACGCAGCCGGTCGGCAACCTCAGCACGCTGCCGACCCCGGCGATCGTGCCGGCGGTGCCGCCCAGCACCACGCCGACCGTGACGCCGCTGACCGTGGCCCAGGTGCCGCTGCCCACGCCGCAAACGGTGCCGGCGACCCTGCCGCTGCCGCCCTACGACACCCAGGCGGCGACGCTCAATTCGGCAACGCCGACCGCGGCCCAGCTCACCGCGGCGACGCAGACCTATCAGAGCCAGACGACGACCATCGCCACCAATCAGCAGATCAACTACGGCGTCAGCTCGAACAACGTGGCATTCCAGCACCTGGTCTATGCCCTGCAATGCGCGCAGGCCGCCACGACCTCGACCGGCGCCAACCAGCAGGCCTATATCCAGCAGGCCGCAAGCGAGGTCCAGGCCGCCCTCAGCGGGACGCCGGGCACGAGCGAGACCGGCATCCAGGGGCTGCATGACTCGAACGGCACGGCCGAAACGCTTGTCGCCAACGCCAATACTGTTCACAATCAGACACTTGCGACGCTACAATCCCAGATCACCACGATCACCCAGGTCGATCCCGCCACCGTTGCGACCGAACTTTCCGCGGCCCAGACCCAGCTCGAAGGCAGCTACAAGGTCGTCTCGTCGGTCCTGAACGAGACCCTGCTCAACTATTTGAAGTAG
- a CDS encoding TetR/AcrR family transcriptional regulator, with protein sequence MADDETQMPDSNQPSGRRGPAEHERRAQIIAAADEHFRRYGYDKTTVADIARAIGLSSAYIYKFFDSKQAVGEAVCHLCLGKIASELAIIAADDKPAVDRIRRLYKSLTAQGVELLFNERKLHDIVAAAIDGRWPVIKRHEKALLALIQQIVTDGREAGEFERKTPIDETCRAILQTMQPFLHPVMLEQNFDDVDENATIVANLVLRSLAP encoded by the coding sequence ATGGCGGACGACGAAACCCAGATGCCCGATAGCAATCAGCCGTCCGGCCGACGCGGCCCTGCCGAGCATGAGCGCCGGGCCCAGATCATTGCGGCGGCGGACGAGCATTTCCGCCGCTATGGCTATGACAAGACGACGGTGGCCGACATCGCTCGGGCGATCGGCCTCTCCAGCGCCTACATCTACAAGTTCTTCGATTCCAAGCAGGCTGTGGGTGAAGCGGTCTGCCATCTCTGCCTCGGCAAGATCGCGAGCGAGCTCGCCATCATCGCAGCGGACGACAAGCCGGCGGTGGATAGAATTCGGCGGTTGTACAAAAGCCTGACCGCTCAAGGCGTGGAGCTTCTGTTCAACGAGCGCAAGCTGCACGACATCGTCGCCGCGGCGATCGACGGCCGTTGGCCTGTCATCAAGCGCCACGAAAAGGCGCTGCTCGCCCTCATCCAGCAGATCGTCACCGACGGCCGCGAGGCGGGCGAATTCGAGCGGAAGACGCCGATCGACGAAACCTGCCGGGCCATCCTGCAGACCATGCAGCCGTTTCTCCACCCGGTGATGCTGGAACAGAACTTCGACGACGTCGACGAGAACGCGACGATCGTGGCGAACCTCGTGCTGCGGAGCCTGGCTCCATAG
- the hspQ gene encoding heat shock protein HspQ: MVPTTTKFSIGQILRHRLHALRGVVVDIDPIYSNGDEWYERVATTRPRKDQPWYHLLAEDGTEGHYLAYVSEQNLVVDEDAEPIIHPELADRFGPLVDGVYQMKQRLN, translated from the coding sequence ATGGTCCCTACGACCACCAAATTCTCCATCGGCCAGATTCTGCGCCATCGCCTTCACGCGCTCCGTGGCGTCGTGGTCGACATCGACCCGATCTACAGCAACGGCGACGAATGGTACGAGCGCGTGGCCACGACCCGGCCGCGCAAGGATCAGCCCTGGTACCATCTCCTGGCCGAGGACGGCACCGAAGGCCATTATCTGGCCTATGTTTCGGAGCAGAACCTCGTGGTCGATGAAGACGCCGAACCCATCATCCATCCGGAACTTGCCGACCGTTTCGGCCCGCTCGTCGACGGCGTCTACCAGATGAAGCAGCGCCTCAACTGA
- a CDS encoding efflux RND transporter permease subunit gives MSGFNLSALAVRERAVTLFLLVAITVAGVFAFLQLGRAEDPAFTIKALTVSAAWPGATAEEMQNLVAEPLEKRLQELRWYDRVETFTRPGLALMTLQLLDKTPPSEVAEQFYQARKKLGDEARKLPQGVLGPFINDEYSDVSFALYALKAKGMPPRELTREAETLRQRLLHVPGVKKVDLLGERPERIFVEFSYARLATLGVSPRDVFDALQRQNAVTPSGSIDTDGPQVFVRLDGAFDDLRKIADTPIVAGGRTLKLSDIAEVTRGYEDPPTYLIRHEGDPAMALSVVMQDGWNGLELGKSLDAEERRLAAVLPAGLTFTKISDQAVNIREAVDEFMLKFFVALGVVMLVSLLSLGWRVGVVVAAAVPLTLAAVMVIMLATGRVFDRITLGALIISLGLLVDDAIIAIEIMVVKMEEGWDRIKAASYAWSHTAAPMLSGTLVTIIGFTPVGFARSTAGEYAGNIFWIVGFALIASWVVAVVFTPYLGVKLLPSIKPIAGGHAAIYSTPRYRRFRRLVAWAVRRKFLVAGAVVALFLLAGVGMAGVKQQFFPASDRPEVLVEVQMPEGTSIEATSTTAAKVEDWLKRQPEAKIVTTYIGQGAPRFFFSYNPELPDPSFAKIIVLTPDAEARDRLKLRLRQRIADGLAPEARLRAVQLVFGPYSHFPVNFRVMGPDTAKLREIADQVAEVMRANPHTRQVNQDWGECQPTIHFVLDQDRLRAIGLSSSDAGQQLQFLLTGAPVTEVREGIRIVEVVARSAGADRLDPAKLESLTLKSDDGRLIPLGQIGHVEIRPEDPILRRRDRTPTITVQSDLDESLQPPQVSTEIQQALAPIIAQLPDGYRIETGGNIEDSGKANSALAPLFPIMILLTLLVLVLQVRSISAMFMVFLTAPLGLVGTVPVLLLFHQPFGFNAILGLIGLSGILMRNTLILIGQIHTNQAEGLDTYHAVVEATVQRARPVLLTALAAVLAFIPLTQSVFWGSMAYTLIGGTAGGTILILLFLPALYAIWFKVRPTDTAPATH, from the coding sequence ATGAGCGGCTTCAATCTCTCCGCGCTCGCGGTTCGCGAACGCGCCGTCACCCTCTTTCTGCTGGTAGCGATCACCGTGGCGGGCGTCTTCGCCTTTCTCCAGCTCGGCCGTGCCGAAGACCCCGCCTTCACCATCAAGGCGCTGACCGTCTCGGCCGCCTGGCCGGGCGCCACCGCCGAGGAGATGCAGAACCTGGTGGCCGAGCCGCTTGAAAAGCGGCTGCAGGAGCTGCGCTGGTACGATCGGGTCGAGACCTTCACCCGGCCGGGCCTGGCTTTGATGACGCTGCAGCTGCTCGACAAGACGCCGCCGTCCGAAGTGGCGGAGCAGTTCTATCAGGCCCGCAAGAAGCTGGGCGATGAGGCCCGCAAGCTGCCCCAGGGCGTGCTCGGTCCGTTCATCAATGACGAATATTCCGACGTGAGCTTCGCGCTCTATGCGCTCAAGGCCAAGGGCATGCCGCCGCGCGAGCTCACCCGCGAAGCCGAGACGCTGCGCCAGAGGCTGCTCCATGTTCCGGGCGTGAAGAAGGTCGACCTTCTGGGCGAGCGTCCCGAGCGCATCTTCGTCGAATTCTCATACGCCCGGCTGGCGACTCTCGGCGTGAGCCCGCGCGATGTGTTCGACGCGCTGCAGCGCCAGAACGCCGTGACCCCTTCGGGCTCGATCGATACCGACGGCCCCCAGGTGTTCGTGCGGCTCGACGGCGCCTTCGACGATCTCAGAAAGATCGCCGATACCCCGATTGTCGCCGGCGGCCGGACGCTGAAGCTGTCCGACATCGCCGAGGTGACGCGCGGCTACGAGGATCCGCCGACCTATCTCATTCGGCATGAGGGCGATCCAGCGATGGCGCTGAGTGTCGTCATGCAGGACGGCTGGAACGGGCTCGAGCTGGGCAAATCGCTCGACGCCGAGGAAAGGCGGCTCGCCGCGGTCCTGCCGGCCGGCCTGACCTTCACCAAGATCAGCGACCAGGCGGTCAACATCCGCGAGGCGGTCGACGAGTTCATGCTGAAGTTCTTCGTGGCGCTCGGCGTGGTGATGCTGGTGAGCCTGCTCAGCCTCGGCTGGCGTGTCGGCGTCGTGGTCGCCGCCGCGGTTCCGCTGACGCTCGCCGCGGTGATGGTCATCATGCTGGCGACGGGACGGGTGTTCGACCGCATCACGCTGGGCGCCCTCATCATCTCGCTCGGCCTGCTGGTCGACGACGCGATCATCGCGATCGAGATCATGGTCGTGAAAATGGAGGAAGGCTGGGACCGCATCAAAGCCGCGTCCTATGCCTGGAGCCACACCGCCGCCCCGATGCTCTCGGGCACGCTCGTGACGATCATCGGCTTCACGCCGGTCGGCTTCGCCCGGTCGACGGCCGGCGAATATGCCGGCAACATTTTCTGGATCGTCGGATTCGCGCTGATCGCGTCCTGGGTCGTCGCGGTCGTGTTCACGCCCTACCTGGGTGTCAAGCTGTTGCCGAGTATCAAGCCGATCGCCGGCGGTCATGCCGCGATCTATTCGACCCCGCGATATCGCCGGTTCCGCCGCCTGGTTGCCTGGGCCGTCCGGCGCAAGTTCCTGGTCGCCGGTGCCGTCGTGGCCCTGTTCCTTTTGGCCGGCGTCGGCATGGCGGGCGTGAAGCAGCAATTCTTCCCCGCCTCGGACCGGCCCGAGGTCCTGGTCGAGGTGCAGATGCCGGAGGGCACCAGCATCGAGGCGACCAGCACCACGGCCGCCAAGGTCGAGGATTGGCTTAAGCGGCAGCCCGAGGCGAAGATCGTCACGACCTATATCGGCCAGGGCGCGCCGCGCTTCTTCTTCTCCTACAATCCGGAGCTGCCGGATCCGTCCTTCGCGAAGATCATCGTGCTGACGCCGGACGCGGAGGCGCGCGATCGCCTGAAGCTGCGCCTTCGGCAGCGGATCGCCGACGGCCTCGCGCCGGAAGCCCGGCTCCGCGCCGTCCAGCTCGTGTTCGGTCCCTATTCGCACTTCCCGGTCAATTTCCGGGTGATGGGGCCGGACACCGCGAAGCTGCGCGAGATCGCGGATCAAGTCGCGGAGGTCATGCGGGCGAACCCGCATACCCGGCAGGTCAACCAGGACTGGGGCGAGTGTCAGCCGACGATCCATTTCGTGCTCGACCAGGATCGGCTCAGGGCGATCGGCCTGAGCTCGAGCGACGCCGGGCAACAGCTCCAGTTCCTGCTGACCGGTGCGCCGGTGACCGAGGTCCGCGAGGGCATCCGCATCGTCGAAGTCGTCGCCCGCAGCGCCGGCGCCGACCGTCTCGATCCGGCAAAGCTCGAGAGCCTGACGCTGAAGAGCGACGACGGCCGTCTGATCCCGCTCGGCCAGATCGGCCATGTCGAGATCCGGCCGGAGGATCCGATCCTGCGGCGCCGCGATCGGACGCCGACCATCACGGTGCAAAGCGATCTCGATGAGTCGCTTCAGCCGCCACAGGTCTCAACGGAGATCCAGCAGGCCCTGGCGCCGATCATCGCGCAGCTACCCGACGGGTACCGCATCGAAACCGGCGGCAATATCGAGGATTCCGGGAAGGCGAATTCGGCGCTGGCACCGCTGTTCCCGATCATGATCCTGCTGACCCTGCTGGTGCTCGTGCTGCAGGTCCGCTCGATCTCGGCGATGTTCATGGTGTTCCTGACGGCACCGCTCGGCCTGGTCGGGACGGTGCCGGTGCTGCTGCTGTTCCATCAGCCGTTCGGCTTCAATGCCATCCTGGGCCTGATCGGCCTCTCTGGCATCCTGATGCGGAACACGCTGATCCTGATCGGCCAGATCCACACCAACCAGGCGGAGGGGCTCGATACCTACCATGCCGTGGTCGAGGCCACCGTGCAGCGGGCGCGCCCCGTGCTGCTGACCGCGCTTGCGGCGGTGCTGGCGTTCATCCCGCTCACCCAGTCGGTGTTCTGGGGGTCCATGGCCTATACGCTGATCGGCGGCACCGCCGGCGGGACCATCCTGATCCTGCTCTTCCTGCCGGCGCTTTACGCGATCTGGTTCAAGGTTCGCCCGACAGATACGGCCCCCGCGACCCACTGA